One Cervus canadensis isolate Bull #8, Minnesota chromosome 1, ASM1932006v1, whole genome shotgun sequence genomic window carries:
- the CCDC47 gene encoding PAT complex subunit CCDC47, with protein MKGFRAFCVVLLIFGSVSEAKFDDFEDEEDIVEYDDNDFAEFEDVAEDSVTESPQRVITTEDDEDETTVELEGQDESQEGDFEDADTQEGDTESEPYDDEEFEGYEDKPDTSSSKSKDPITIVDVPAHLQNSWESYYLEILMVTGLLAYIMNYIIGKNKNSRLAQAWFNTHRELLESNFTLVGDDGTNKEATSTGKLNQENEHIYNLWCSGRVCCEGMLIQLRFLKRQDLLNVLARMMRPVSDQVQIKVTMNDEDMDTYVFAVGTRKALVRLQKEMQDLSEFCSDKPKSGAKYGLPDSLAILSEMGEVTDGMMDTKMLHFLTHYADKIESIHFSDQFSGPKIMQEEGQPLKLPDTKRTLLFTFNVPGSGNTYPKDMEALLPLMNMVIYSIDKAKKFRLNREGKQKADKNRARVEENFLKLTHVQRQEAAQSRREEKKRAEKERIMNEEDPEKQRRLEEAALRREQKKLEKKQMKMKQIKVKAM; from the exons ATGAAAGGCTTCCGTGCTTTCTGTGTTGTCCTTTTGATATTTGGGAGTGTCTCTGAAGCCAAGTTTGATGATTTTGAGGATGAGGAAGACATCGTAGAGTATGATGATAATGACTTTGCTGAATTTGAGGATGTCGCAGAAGATTCTGTCACTGAATCTCCTCAACGGGTGATCACCACTGAAGATGATGAAGATGAGACTACTGTGGAGTTGGAAGGGCAGGATGAAAGCCAAGAAGGAGACTTTGAAGATGCAGATACCCAG GAGGGAGATACGGAGAGTGAACCATATGATGATGAAGAATTTGAAGGTTATGAAGACAAACCAGATACTTCTTCTAGCAAAAGTAAAGACCCAATAACAATTGTTGAT GTTCCTGCACACCTCCAGAACAGCTGGGAGAGTTATTATCTGGAGATTCTGATGGTGACTGGTCTGCTCGCGTACATCATGAATTATATCATCGGGAAGAATAAAAACAGTCGCCTTGCTCAGGCCTGGTTTAACACTCACAGGGAGCTTTTGGAGAGCAACTTTACCTTAGTAG GGGATGATGGAACCAACAAGGAAGCCACCAGCACAGGAAAGCTGAACCAGGAGAATGAGCACATTTACAACCTGTGGTGTTCTGGCCGGGTGTGCTGTGAGGGGATGCTTATCCAGCTGAGG ttcctcaagaggcaggactTACTGAATGTCCTGGCCCGGATGATGAGGCCAGTGAGTGATCAAGTG caaataaaaGTAACTATGAATGATGAAGACATGGATACCTACGTGTTTGCTGTTGGCACTCGGAAAGCCTTGGTGCGACTACAGAAAGAGATGCAGGATCTG AGTGAGTTTTGTAGTGACAAACCTAAGTCAGGAGCGAAGTATGGACTGCCTGACTCCTTGGCCATCCTGTCAGAGATGGGAGAAGTCACAGATGGAATGATGGACACAAAG atgcttCACTTTCTTACACACTATGCTGACAAGATTGAATCCATTCATTTTTCAGACCAGTTCTCTGGTCCAAAAATTATGCAAGA GGAGGGTCAGCCTTTAAAGCTGCCTGACACTAAGAGGACACTATTGTTTACATTTAATG tgcCTGGCTCAGGTAACACTTACCCAAAGGATATGGAGGCTTTACTACCCCTGATGAACATGGTGATTTATTCTATTGATAAAGCCAAAAAGTTCCGACTCAACAGAGaa GGCAAACAAAAAGCAGACAAGAACCGAGCTCGAGTGGAGGAGAACTTCTTGAAGCTGACACATGTGCAGAGACAGGAAGCAGCCCAGTCTCGGCGGGAGGAGAAGAAGAGAGCCGAGAAGGAGCGAATCATGAATGAGGAGGATCCTGAGAAGCAGCGCAGGCTGGAG gAAGCTGCTTTGAGGCGTGAGCAAAAGAAATTGGAGAAGAAGCAAATGAAGATGAAACAAATCAAAGTGAAAGCCATGTAG